One window of the bacterium genome contains the following:
- a CDS encoding indole-3-glycerol phosphate synthase, translating to KVAESGIGSGSDVARLAKAGFDAFLIGESLLLADDAAAKLAELLSA from the coding sequence CAAAGTAGCCGAGAGCGGCATCGGCTCGGGTTCGGACGTCGCCCGGCTCGCGAAGGCCGGGTTCGATGCCTTCCTGATCGGCGAGTCGCTGCTGCTCGCGGACGACGCGGCCGCGAAACTGGCCGAGTTGCTTTCGGCTTAG